In one window of Acanthochromis polyacanthus isolate Apoly-LR-REF ecotype Palm Island chromosome 8, KAUST_Apoly_ChrSc, whole genome shotgun sequence DNA:
- the psme3ip1 gene encoding PSME3-interacting protein isoform X2 translates to MAGGETAGVDLSRKFVSESELDERRKKRQEEWEKVRKPDDPEEAPEEEYDPRSLFERLQEQKDKKQEEYEEQFKFRNMVRGLDEDETSFLDEVSRQQSLVEKQRRDEEKQELLEYRSALVKKASAESRREPEKKAAAKHSGAEQRTSHLSQAHLLAGAVKRRSSSQSSDSSKKQKVEITTTAAATGNGDRHTEQEGGAGGGSGGAEDQQTVPGLTSKTPSAPLSSNQGVLHLPSAAVCVGVLPGLWVYSGSSDSDSSSDSEV, encoded by the exons ATGGCAGGAGGAGAAACAGCAGGAGTCGACCTCAGCAGGAAGTTTGTGTCTGAATCTGAGCTTGatgagaggagaaagaagagacaGGAGGAATGGGAGAAAGTGAGGAAACCTGACGATCCCGAAG AGGCCCCAGAGGAGGAGTATGACCCACGTTCCCTCTTTGAGCGACTGCAGGAGCAGAAAGACAAGAAGCAGGAGGAATATGAGGAGCAGTTTAAATTCA GGAACATGGTGAGGGGATTGGACGAAGATGAGACCAGTTTCTTGGACGAAGTCTCCCGGCAACAGAGCCTTGTTGAGAAGCAACGCAGGGATGAGGAGAAGCAGGAGCTGCTGGAATATAGAA GCGCTTTAGTGAAAAAAGCATCTGCAGAGAGCCGCCGAGAGCCCGAAAAGAAGGCAGCAGCGAAGCATTCAGGAGCCGAGCAGAGAACCAGCCACCTGTCTCAGGCCCATTTATTAGCTGGAGCTGTGAAGAGACGCAG CTCCTCACAGTCTTCAGACAGCAGTAAAAAACAGAAGGTGGAAATCACGACGACAGCAGCAGCGACAGGAAACggagacagacacacag AACAGGAGGGCGGAGCAGGAGGAGGGTCTGGGGGAGCTGAAGATCAACAAACCGTCCCTGGCCTGACATCAAAGACGCCCTCGGCTCCCCTGAGCTCCAACCAGGGCGTGTTGCACCTTCCGTCAGCAGCCGTGTGCGTCGGCGTTTTACCGGGACTCTGGGTTTATTCCGGCAGCAGCGATTCTGACAGCAGCTCGGACAGCGAAG TTTAA
- the psme3ip1 gene encoding PSME3-interacting protein isoform X1 yields MAGGETAGVDLSRKFVSESELDERRKKRQEEWEKVRKPDDPEEAPEEEYDPRSLFERLQEQKDKKQEEYEEQFKFRNMVRGLDEDETSFLDEVSRQQSLVEKQRRDEEKQELLEYRSALVKKASAESRREPEKKAAAKHSGAEQRTSHLSQAHLLAGAVKRRSSSQSSDSSKKQKVEITTTAAATGNGDRHTEQEGGAGGGSGGAEDQQTVPGLTSKTPSAPLSSNQGVLHLPSAAVCVGVLPGLWVYSGSSDSDSSSDSEGSVDAIMSPYPRHNRAYR; encoded by the exons ATGGCAGGAGGAGAAACAGCAGGAGTCGACCTCAGCAGGAAGTTTGTGTCTGAATCTGAGCTTGatgagaggagaaagaagagacaGGAGGAATGGGAGAAAGTGAGGAAACCTGACGATCCCGAAG AGGCCCCAGAGGAGGAGTATGACCCACGTTCCCTCTTTGAGCGACTGCAGGAGCAGAAAGACAAGAAGCAGGAGGAATATGAGGAGCAGTTTAAATTCA GGAACATGGTGAGGGGATTGGACGAAGATGAGACCAGTTTCTTGGACGAAGTCTCCCGGCAACAGAGCCTTGTTGAGAAGCAACGCAGGGATGAGGAGAAGCAGGAGCTGCTGGAATATAGAA GCGCTTTAGTGAAAAAAGCATCTGCAGAGAGCCGCCGAGAGCCCGAAAAGAAGGCAGCAGCGAAGCATTCAGGAGCCGAGCAGAGAACCAGCCACCTGTCTCAGGCCCATTTATTAGCTGGAGCTGTGAAGAGACGCAG CTCCTCACAGTCTTCAGACAGCAGTAAAAAACAGAAGGTGGAAATCACGACGACAGCAGCAGCGACAGGAAACggagacagacacacag AACAGGAGGGCGGAGCAGGAGGAGGGTCTGGGGGAGCTGAAGATCAACAAACCGTCCCTGGCCTGACATCAAAGACGCCCTCGGCTCCCCTGAGCTCCAACCAGGGCGTGTTGCACCTTCCGTCAGCAGCCGTGTGCGTCGGCGTTTTACCGGGACTCTGGGTTTATTCCGGCAGCAGCGATTCTGACAGCAGCTCGGACAGCGAAGGTAGCGTGGACGCAATTATGTCGCCGTACCCCCGGCACAACAGGGCCTACAGatag